From Triticum aestivum cultivar Chinese Spring chromosome 4A, IWGSC CS RefSeq v2.1, whole genome shotgun sequence, a single genomic window includes:
- the LOC123088025 gene encoding uncharacterized protein isoform X2 — translation MPAPSAQSTATGSKRRPHAAEGEQEAEARSRASPSPSLPRVYSSVQVARQKGLQADLLQCGVDSSANQQREKHRLNLALALPFIALKHPGKYIVIHSCTLNQGCPYRKPVTKLEAHLLFTEVMWHFGLRWGH, via the exons ATGCCGGCTCCGTCGGCCCAATCGACGGCGACCGGATCTAAGCGGCGCCCGCACGCCGCCGAGGGTGAACAAGAAGCCGAAGCGAGGAGCCGAGCCTCCCCGAGCCCAAGCCTCCCTCGTGTCTACTCTAGCGTCCAGGTAGCGCGCCAAAAAGGGCTTCAGGCAGATCTGCTCCAG TGTGGAGTTGATTCCTCTGCAAACCAGCAGCGGGAGAAGCATCGACTCAACCTTGCTCTTGCCCTGCCGTTTATAGCACTAAAGCATCCAG GAAAATATATTGTTATACACAGCTGCACGCTTAATCAGGGATGCCCATACAGGAAGCCGGTAACGAAGCTAGAAGCACATTTACTCT TTACTGAAGTAATGTGGCATTTTGGTCTAAGGTGGGGGCACTAG
- the LOC123088025 gene encoding uncharacterized protein isoform X3: MPAPSAQSTATGSKRRPHAAEGEQEAEARSRASPSPSLPRVYSSVQVARQKGLQADLLQCGVDSSANQQREKHRLNLALALPFIALKHPGKYIVIHSCTLNQGCPYRKPLLK; the protein is encoded by the exons ATGCCGGCTCCGTCGGCCCAATCGACGGCGACCGGATCTAAGCGGCGCCCGCACGCCGCCGAGGGTGAACAAGAAGCCGAAGCGAGGAGCCGAGCCTCCCCGAGCCCAAGCCTCCCTCGTGTCTACTCTAGCGTCCAGGTAGCGCGCCAAAAAGGGCTTCAGGCAGATCTGCTCCAG TGTGGAGTTGATTCCTCTGCAAACCAGCAGCGGGAGAAGCATCGACTCAACCTTGCTCTTGCCCTGCCGTTTATAGCACTAAAGCATCCAG GAAAATATATTGTTATACACAGCTGCACGCTTAATCAGGGATGCCCATACAGGAAGCCG TTACTGAAGTAA
- the LOC123088025 gene encoding uncharacterized RNA-binding protein C17H9.04c isoform X1, protein MNTQRKPGDWNCNSCQHLNFSRRDFCQRCRATRSDLQLGDGRCIGGVLTSLDVRPGDWYCNCGYHNFASRSSCLKCGTIVRDFPAGQGGTGAAESGGVRAGWKTGDWICTRPGCNVHNFASRIECYHCNAPREAGTGK, encoded by the exons ATGAACACCCAGAGGAAGCCTGGAGACTGGAACTGCAACTCGTGCCAGCACCTCAACTTCAGCCGCCGTGACTTCTGTCAGCGCTGCCGTGCCACGCGCTCGGATCTGCAGCTCGGAGACGGCCGCTGTATAGGTGGTGTGCTGACCTCCCTGGACGTTCGCCCAGGTGACTGGTACTGCAATTGCGGCTACCACAACTTCGCCAGCCGCTCCAGCTGCCTCAAGTGTGGCACCATCGTGAGGGACTTCCCCGCAGGCCAGGGTGGCACTGGCGCTGCTGAGAGCGGTGGAGTTCGTGCTGGGTGGAAAACTGGTGACTGGATATGCACAAG GCCTGGCTGTAATGTGCACAATTTTGCAAGCAGAATTGAGTGCTATCATTGCAATGCACCTAGGGAAGCAG GCACCGGGAAGTAA
- the LOC123088027 gene encoding nudix hydrolase 19, chloroplastic, with the protein MCAVGGPTWHRHVSLHSQLPLIRTQQPSPARQSATNQPGLPPARRAPLAMSIHLRAHAFAANPLRGLAGTRSSGAVSPSAAAEALRALLDGADAAAGHHLSRVLPFRRGRPLARSPDPPASSSSSPAPPPAWRLAWLPPSRVPGVPSDVFVFLGSHGGEGGGEEAAAYWAVDVSEVEGARFGGAGEESAFVDLRTLMVAADWRDKDAMGELAVAGHARALLEWHNTAKFCGACGAKAVPTEAGTRKQCSNESCKKRIYPRVDPVVIMLVIDKQNDRALLSRQSRFVPRMWSCLAGFIEPGESLEEAVRRETWEETGIEVGQVIYHSSQPWPVGPNTMPCQLMVGFFAYAKSLDIHVDKKELEDAQWHSREDVKKALTFAEYEKAQRSSALKVKQICKGAERGQSTSSDLRVESEEPAPMFVPGPYAIAHHLISSWAFEGAPKVPSSFSNL; encoded by the exons ATGTGTGCGGTAGGTGGCCCCACATGGCATAGACATGTGTCGCTTCATTCCCAGCTACCTCTAATCCGTACCCAACAACCTTCGCCGGCGAGGCAGAGCGCCACCAACCAACCCGGGCTGCCGCCGGCCCGCCGTGCCCCCCTCGCCATGTCCATCCACCTCCGCGCCCACGCCTTCGCGGCCAACCCGCTGCGCGGCCTCGCCGGCACGCGCTCCTCCGGTGCCGTCTCCCCCTCCGCGGCCGCCGAGGCCCTCCGCGCCCTCCTCGAcggcgccgacgccgccgccggacACCACCTCTCCAGGGTCCTCCCGTTCCGCCGCGGCCGCCCCCTCGCGCGCTCCCCGGACCCTCCTGCTTCCTCGTCCtcgtcccccgcgccgccgccggcctggCGCCTCGCGTGGCTCCCGCCCTCGCGCGTCCCCGGCGTCCCCTCGGACGTCTTCGTGTTCCTGGGCTCccacggcggcgaggggggcggcgaggaggccgccgcgtACTGGGCCGTCGACGTCAGCGAGGTGGAGGGCGCCAGGTTCGGCGGCGCGGGGGAGGAGTCGGCGTTCGTCGACTTGAGGACGCTCATGGTGGCCGCCGACTGGAGGGACAAGGACGCCATGggggagctcgccgtcgccggccac GCTCGAGCGCTGCTAGAATGGCACAACACGGCGAAATTCTGCGGAGCGTGCGGGGCAAAGGCAGTTCCTACCGAAGCCGGGACGCGGAAGCAGTGCAGCAACGAGTCCTGCAAGAAGAGGATATACCCGCGAGTTGACCCC GTTGTGATTATGTTGGTCATTGATAAACAAAATGACCGCGCTCTCTTAAGCCGGCAGTCAAGATTTGTGCCCCGGATGTGGAGTTGTCTTGCTGGTTTTATAGAG CCAGGGGAAAGCTTGGAAGAGGCAGTGAGAAGGGAAACATGGGAAGAAACTGGGATCGAAGTTGGGCAAGTCATTTACCACAGTTCTCAACCATGGCCTG TTGGGCCAAATACCATGCCATGCCAGCTGATGGTGGGTTTCTTTGCTTATGCTAAATCATTGGACATACATGTTGATAAAAAAGAGCTTGAAG ATGCCCAGTGGCACAGCCGTGAGGACGTCAAGAAGGCGCTAACGTTTGCCGAGTACGAGAAAGCCCAGAGATCAAGCGCGCTCAAGGTCAAGCAGATATGCAAGGGCGCCGAGAGAGGGCAGAGCACCTCCTCCGACCTCAGGGTGGAGAGCGAGGAACCCGCTCCGATGTTCGTCCCCGGGCCCTACGCCATTGCTCACCACCTCATATCGTCGTGGGCCTTCGAAGGGGCGCCGAAGGTGCCCAGCTCCTTCTCCAACCTATGA